A genomic window from Streptomyces spororaveus includes:
- a CDS encoding AMP-binding protein, with amino-acid sequence MSTASSHASGSCEVPLLRETIGDNLDRTVRRFPGRDALVDVAAGRRWTYAELAADVDALALGLLDLGIVRGDRVGVWAPNRGEWTLVQYATAKIGAILVTVNPAYRSHELEYVLGQSGIRLLVAAERFKTSDYAAMIEEVRPRCPGLEFTVLFDGPRWDALLERGRGADPAVLARAQAALDADDPINIQYTSGTTGFPKGATLSHHNILNNGFFVGELCGYDERDRVCIPVPFYHCFGMVMGNLACTSHGAAMVIPAPAFDASATLAAVEAEACTSLYGVPTMFIAELADSGFDGYDLSSLRTGIMAGSPCPVEVMTEVIERMGMAGVCICYGMTETSPVSTQTRADDPVERRVSTVGRVGPHLEVKVVDPRSGRTVARGTAGELCTRGYSVMLGYWGEPARTAEAVDAEGWMHTGDLAVMDGEGYLSITGRIKDMVIRGGENLYPREIEEFLHAHPDVLDVQVIGVPDPKYGEELMAWVRMREGAEPLTAQAVRAYCAGRLAHFKIPRYVHVVEEFPMTVTGKIRKVEMRAMAARLLEEGAAALS; translated from the coding sequence GTGTCCACAGCGTCGAGTCATGCGTCGGGGAGTTGTGAGGTTCCGCTGCTCCGCGAGACGATCGGGGACAACCTCGACCGGACCGTGCGGCGTTTTCCCGGGCGGGACGCCCTGGTGGACGTGGCCGCCGGCCGCCGGTGGACGTACGCGGAGCTGGCCGCCGACGTGGACGCGCTCGCCCTGGGGCTGCTGGACCTCGGGATCGTCCGGGGCGACCGGGTCGGTGTGTGGGCGCCCAACCGCGGCGAGTGGACGCTGGTGCAGTACGCCACCGCGAAGATCGGGGCGATCCTGGTCACCGTGAACCCGGCGTACCGCTCGCACGAGCTGGAGTACGTGCTGGGGCAGTCCGGGATCCGGCTGCTGGTCGCGGCGGAGCGTTTCAAGACCTCCGACTACGCGGCGATGATCGAGGAGGTCCGGCCGCGGTGTCCGGGGCTGGAGTTCACCGTGCTGTTCGACGGGCCGCGCTGGGACGCGCTGCTGGAACGCGGGCGCGGGGCCGATCCGGCCGTACTGGCGCGGGCGCAGGCCGCGCTGGACGCGGACGACCCGATCAACATCCAGTACACCTCGGGCACCACGGGCTTCCCCAAGGGGGCCACCCTCTCGCACCACAACATCCTCAACAACGGCTTCTTCGTGGGTGAGCTGTGCGGATACGACGAGCGTGACCGGGTGTGCATCCCGGTGCCGTTCTACCACTGCTTCGGGATGGTGATGGGCAACCTCGCCTGTACCAGCCACGGTGCGGCGATGGTGATCCCCGCGCCCGCCTTCGACGCGTCGGCGACGCTGGCGGCGGTGGAGGCGGAGGCGTGCACCTCCCTGTACGGGGTCCCCACCATGTTCATCGCCGAGCTGGCCGACTCCGGGTTCGACGGGTACGACCTGTCGAGTCTGCGCACCGGGATCATGGCGGGCTCGCCGTGCCCGGTGGAGGTCATGACCGAGGTCATCGAGCGGATGGGGATGGCCGGGGTGTGCATCTGTTACGGCATGACGGAGACCTCGCCGGTGTCCACGCAGACCCGGGCGGACGACCCGGTGGAGCGGCGGGTCTCCACGGTGGGCCGGGTCGGCCCGCACCTGGAGGTCAAGGTGGTCGATCCGCGGTCGGGCCGGACCGTCGCGCGCGGCACCGCGGGGGAACTGTGCACGCGGGGTTATTCGGTGATGCTCGGTTACTGGGGCGAGCCCGCCAGGACGGCGGAGGCCGTCGACGCGGAGGGCTGGATGCACACCGGTGACCTGGCCGTCATGGACGGTGAGGGATACCTGAGCATCACCGGCCGGATCAAGGACATGGTGATCCGGGGAGGCGAGAACCTGTACCCGCGCGAGATCGAGGAGTTCCTCCATGCCCACCCCGACGTGCTGGACGTGCAGGTCATCGGGGTGCCGGATCCGAAGTACGGGGAGGAGCTGATGGCGTGGGTGCGGATGCGCGAGGGGGCCGAGCCGCTGACCGCGCAGGCGGTCCGCGCGTACTGCGCGGGGCGCCTGGCCCACTTCAAGATCCCCCGCTACGTCCATGTCGTGGAGGAGTTCCCGATGACGGTCACCGGGAAGATCCGCAAGGTCGAGATGCGGGCGATGGCGGC